A genomic region of Pelodiscus sinensis isolate JC-2024 chromosome 1, ASM4963464v1, whole genome shotgun sequence contains the following coding sequences:
- the GET1 gene encoding guided entry of tail-anchored proteins factor 1 isoform X2, whose product MRAEIQNMKQELTTISMMDEFARYARLERKINKMTDKLKTHVKARTAQLAKIKWVINIVFYILQAALMISLIWKYYSEPVTILPSKWLAPMERLVAFPTGVAGGVGITCWLVVCNKVVAIMLHPFS is encoded by the exons ATGAGAGCTGAAATTCAAAACATGAAGCAAGAACTCACAACCATTAGTATGATGGATGAGTTTGCAAGATATGCCCGACTGGAAAGAAAGATCAACAAAATGACTGACAAGCTTAAAACTCATG tGAAAGCACGAACTGCTCAATTAGCCAAAATAAAGTGGGTGATAAATATTGTATTCTACATTTTACAA GCTGCCTTGATGATCTCACTAATTTGGAAATATTATTCTGAGCCAGTTACTATACTTCCAAGCAAATGGCTAGCCCCAATGGAGCGTTTAGTAGCCTTTCCTACAGGAGTGGCAG GTGGCGTTGGAATTACTTGCTGGCTTGTGGTCTGCAACAAAGTTGTGGCCATTATGCTTCACCCTTTCAGCTGA
- the GET1 gene encoding guided entry of tail-anchored proteins factor 1 isoform X1: MAEGGAWLLVLSSVFLCNLLKILLPSCSSIISRLLQKDAEQESQMRAEIQNMKQELTTISMMDEFARYARLERKINKMTDKLKTHVKARTAQLAKIKWVINIVFYILQAALMISLIWKYYSEPVTILPSKWLAPMERLVAFPTGVAGGVGITCWLVVCNKVVAIMLHPFS; the protein is encoded by the exons ATGGCGGAGGGCGGCGCGTGGCTGCTCGTGCTGAGCTCGGTGTTTCTCTGCAACCTCCTCAAAATCCTCCTGCCTTCCTGCTCCTCCATC ATATCCAGATTGCTACAGAAGGATGCAGAGCAGGAATCCCAGATGAGAGCTGAAATTCAAAACATGAAGCAAGAACTCACAACCATTAGTATGATGGATGAGTTTGCAAGATATGCCCGACTGGAAAGAAAGATCAACAAAATGACTGACAAGCTTAAAACTCATG tGAAAGCACGAACTGCTCAATTAGCCAAAATAAAGTGGGTGATAAATATTGTATTCTACATTTTACAA GCTGCCTTGATGATCTCACTAATTTGGAAATATTATTCTGAGCCAGTTACTATACTTCCAAGCAAATGGCTAGCCCCAATGGAGCGTTTAGTAGCCTTTCCTACAGGAGTGGCAG GTGGCGTTGGAATTACTTGCTGGCTTGTGGTCTGCAACAAAGTTGTGGCCATTATGCTTCACCCTTTCAGCTGA